The following proteins are encoded in a genomic region of Streptomyces sp. NBC_01723:
- a CDS encoding 4a-hydroxytetrahydrobiopterin dehydratase: MPVEPLSRQEIEERLTELPGWSLEGGRLTRAYRLGSHFAATAMVVHIAQVQEELDHHSDLTLGYNTVSLAVHTHSAGGAVTAKDVELARRVEDLAAGHGAH; encoded by the coding sequence ATGCCCGTCGAACCGCTGTCGCGGCAGGAGATCGAAGAGCGGCTGACCGAGCTGCCGGGCTGGTCGCTGGAGGGCGGCCGCCTCACCCGTGCCTACCGGCTCGGCTCGCACTTCGCGGCGACCGCCATGGTCGTGCACATCGCCCAGGTGCAGGAGGAACTCGACCACCACTCCGACCTCACCCTCGGCTACAACACCGTGTCCCTCGCGGTGCACACGCACAGCGCGGGCGGCGCCGTCACCGCGAAGGACGTCGAGCTGGCCCGCAGGGTGGAGGATCTGGCCGCCGGTCACGGGGCACACTGA
- a CDS encoding cellulose binding domain-containing protein has protein sequence MRRTRILTVLLALAAGLLAGSPPTALAAGTPEAAVTADTYAWKNARVDGGGFVPGIVFNRTEKDLAYARTDIGGAYRWQESSHTWTPLLDHVGWDDWGHTGVASIASDSVDPDRVYAAVGTYTNDWDPGNGAVLRSADRGATWAKTDLPFKLGGNMPGRGMGERLAVDPHDNDVLYLGAPSGHGLWRSTDAGVTWSEVTAFPNPGNYAQDPGDTSGYASDNQGITWVTFDESTGSAGAATKTVYVGVADKENAVYRSTDAGATWERVAGQPTGYLAHKGVLDAENGYLYLAYSDTGGPYDGGKGRLYRYATATGTWTDISPVAEADTYFGFSGLTVDRQNPGTVMATAYSSWWPDTQIFRSTDSGATWTQAWEYTSYPTRENRYTMDVSSSPWLTWGANPAPPEQTPKLGWMTEALEIDPFDPDRMMYGTGATIYGTENLTNWDSGGKFAIEPMVRGLEETAVNDLVSPPSGAPLLSALGDVGGFRHTSLTEVPSMMFTSPNFTSSTSLDFAEAKPDVVVRSGNLDSGPHVAFSTDNGATWFGGTDPAGVSGGGTVAAGADGGRFVWSPDGTGVQHTTGFGTSWQASRGIPAGAVVESDRVDPKTFYGFKSGKFYVSEDGGATFTASAATGLPAGDSVRFKALPGRAGDVWLAGGAPHGPYGLWHSTDGGATFTKLPNVEAADTIGFGKAAPDASYQTLFTSAKIGGVRGIFRSTDQGATWTRVNDDAHQWGWTGAAITGDPRVYGRVYVATNGRGVVYGDTSDDGGDPGPTPTGACAVAYTITNQWPGGFQADVRLTNTGTSAWNGWFLDWPFADGQRVTQMWNGDHTRSATTVTARNVTWNGNVAPGASVNFGFTGSWTGTNAKPSGFRLGEHGCTLE, from the coding sequence GTGCGAAGAACCAGGATCCTCACCGTTCTGCTGGCGCTCGCGGCCGGTCTCCTGGCGGGCAGCCCGCCCACCGCACTGGCCGCCGGCACACCGGAGGCGGCCGTCACCGCCGACACCTACGCCTGGAAGAACGCCCGTGTCGACGGCGGCGGATTCGTCCCCGGCATCGTCTTCAACCGAACCGAGAAGGACCTGGCCTACGCCCGCACCGACATCGGCGGCGCCTACCGCTGGCAGGAGTCGTCCCACACCTGGACACCGCTCCTCGACCACGTCGGCTGGGACGACTGGGGTCACACGGGCGTGGCCAGTATCGCCTCCGACTCCGTCGATCCCGACCGGGTGTACGCGGCGGTCGGCACCTACACCAACGACTGGGATCCGGGCAACGGCGCGGTGCTCCGCTCCGCCGACCGGGGCGCGACCTGGGCGAAGACGGACCTGCCGTTCAAGCTGGGCGGCAACATGCCGGGCCGGGGCATGGGCGAACGCCTGGCCGTCGACCCGCACGACAACGACGTGCTCTACCTGGGCGCGCCCAGCGGCCACGGACTGTGGCGGTCGACCGACGCGGGCGTGACCTGGTCCGAGGTGACGGCCTTCCCGAACCCCGGGAACTACGCGCAGGACCCCGGCGACACGTCCGGCTACGCCTCCGACAACCAGGGCATCACCTGGGTCACCTTCGACGAGTCGACGGGGTCGGCGGGCGCGGCGACGAAGACCGTCTACGTCGGCGTCGCCGACAAGGAGAACGCCGTCTACCGCTCCACGGACGCGGGCGCGACCTGGGAGCGGGTCGCCGGACAGCCCACCGGGTACCTGGCCCACAAGGGCGTCCTGGACGCGGAGAACGGATACCTGTACCTGGCCTACAGCGACACGGGCGGGCCGTACGACGGCGGCAAGGGGCGGCTGTACCGGTACGCCACGGCCACGGGCACCTGGACGGACATCAGCCCGGTCGCGGAGGCGGACACCTACTTCGGGTTCAGCGGCCTGACCGTCGACCGGCAGAACCCGGGGACGGTCATGGCGACGGCGTACAGCTCCTGGTGGCCGGACACGCAGATCTTCCGCTCGACGGACAGCGGCGCGACCTGGACGCAGGCGTGGGAGTACACGTCGTACCCGACCCGCGAGAACCGCTACACGATGGACGTCTCCTCCTCCCCCTGGCTCACCTGGGGCGCGAACCCGGCGCCGCCCGAGCAGACACCGAAGCTGGGCTGGATGACGGAGGCGCTGGAGATCGACCCGTTCGACCCGGACCGGATGATGTACGGGACGGGGGCGACGATCTACGGCACGGAGAACCTCACGAACTGGGACTCCGGCGGCAAGTTCGCCATCGAACCGATGGTGCGCGGCCTGGAGGAGACCGCGGTCAACGACCTGGTCTCCCCACCGTCCGGTGCGCCGCTCCTCAGCGCGCTGGGTGACGTCGGCGGCTTCCGGCACACGAGCCTGACCGAGGTGCCGTCGATGATGTTCACCTCCCCGAACTTCACCTCCTCCACGAGCCTGGACTTCGCGGAGGCGAAGCCGGACGTCGTCGTGCGGTCGGGCAACCTGGACTCGGGTCCGCACGTCGCGTTCTCCACGGACAACGGCGCCACCTGGTTCGGCGGCACCGACCCGGCGGGGGTGAGCGGCGGCGGCACGGTCGCGGCGGGCGCGGACGGCGGCCGCTTCGTGTGGAGCCCCGACGGCACCGGGGTGCAGCACACGACGGGCTTCGGCACCTCATGGCAGGCGTCGCGCGGCATCCCGGCCGGCGCGGTCGTCGAGTCCGACCGGGTGGACCCGAAGACCTTCTACGGCTTCAAGTCCGGCAAGTTCTACGTCAGCGAGGACGGCGGCGCGACCTTCACCGCGTCGGCGGCGACCGGCCTGCCCGCCGGTGACAGCGTCCGCTTCAAGGCCCTGCCGGGCCGCGCGGGCGACGTCTGGCTGGCCGGGGGCGCGCCGCACGGGCCGTACGGCCTGTGGCACTCCACGGACGGCGGCGCGACCTTCACCAAGCTGCCGAACGTCGAGGCGGCCGACACGATCGGCTTCGGCAAGGCGGCACCCGACGCCTCCTACCAGACGCTCTTCACCAGTGCGAAGATCGGCGGTGTCCGCGGCATCTTCCGCTCCACCGACCAGGGCGCCACCTGGACCCGCGTCAACGACGATGCCCACCAGTGGGGCTGGACCGGCGCCGCCATCACCGGGGACCCGCGGGTGTACGGACGGGTGTACGTGGCGACCAACGGACGGGGCGTCGTCTACGGTGACACGTCCGACGACGGCGGCGACCCCGGCCCGACCCCCACGGGGGCGTGCGCGGTTGCGTACACGATCACCAACCAGTGGCCCGGCGGCTTCCAGGCCGACGTCCGGCTCACCAACACCGGCACGTCCGCCTGGAACGGCTGGTTCCTCGACTGGCCCTTCGCCGACGGCCAGCGGGTGACCCAGATGTGGAACGGCGACCACACCCGGTCGGCCACCACGGTGACGGCGAGGAACGTCACCTGGAACGGCAACGTGGCCCCCGGCGCCTCGGTGAACTTCGGCTTCACGGGCAGCTGGACGGGGACGAACGCGAAGCCGTCCGGTTTCCGGCTCGGTGAGCACGGCTGCACGCTGGAGTGA
- a CDS encoding caspase family protein: protein MTRRPDNRGRGRRRALLIATDTYEDPEFTKLVAPAGDAEALAEVLGDPGLGQFDVTKVFNGLADEIERALKSFLAESEPDDLVLVYFSCHGVKDVQNRYYLAAKDSEADRLAQTGLNPRAILVQLDECDARTQVVILDCCFSGAFRRGLVSRGARSKVDLPVHLSGRGRIILTSSTSFQYSYEEGSGALPGLRPRSVFTSVLLDGIRNGLADRDRDGYVSISELYDFVTETLTRNRDPQTPELYSDGRGSVWIARNPYHRPSAPLLVLPGGSTVAGTMANALNAFPHAVEARDLFLATLDKLRHLLRTHEGSVLWRDMVAAVDPPGRPTRLVDAAYDVLHALDSLNGDAVLVLAVTDLCDALLAQVADAASSEAVDELFSVVIDYLELFGTLLTRFERYLQLRRLTLAARTFVEAVARTIRRTATEPVGQGEDQVPDQLAALATVAEDLRALAHVLRGLGGRGPVPQLVEELAAAVRRSRFVDADGATALRALAEGLRVVFGHVRDFLEEADDRDLQTFVSGVVEDAVAELTRPLDEEACAKAVHRRTGRLLTNVKDASDVREMLAALRDLREAVSELHGSPLEPHDVTEITSDLVTQVSGLAAGIDESRTEIIAQLRAEARESLDGGTPTGSDPSA from the coding sequence GTGACCCGGCGTCCTGACAACCGTGGGCGCGGACGGCGCAGGGCACTTCTGATAGCCACGGACACGTACGAGGACCCGGAGTTCACGAAACTGGTCGCACCGGCGGGCGACGCCGAGGCCCTCGCCGAGGTACTCGGCGATCCGGGCCTGGGCCAGTTCGACGTCACCAAGGTGTTCAACGGTCTCGCGGACGAGATCGAGCGTGCCCTCAAGTCCTTCCTCGCCGAGTCGGAACCGGACGACCTCGTGCTCGTCTACTTCTCCTGCCACGGGGTGAAGGACGTGCAGAACCGCTACTACCTCGCCGCGAAGGACTCCGAGGCCGACCGCCTGGCCCAGACGGGACTCAACCCGCGGGCGATCCTGGTGCAGTTGGACGAGTGCGACGCACGGACCCAGGTGGTCATCCTCGACTGCTGCTTCAGCGGGGCGTTCCGCCGCGGCCTCGTGTCGCGCGGCGCGAGGAGCAAGGTGGACCTGCCCGTGCACCTGTCGGGCCGGGGCCGCATCATCCTCACCTCTTCCACGTCGTTCCAGTACTCGTACGAGGAGGGTTCCGGTGCCCTGCCCGGGCTGCGGCCGCGCTCGGTCTTCACCTCGGTCCTGCTGGACGGCATCAGGAACGGTCTGGCCGACCGGGACCGTGACGGATACGTCTCGATATCCGAGCTGTACGACTTCGTGACCGAGACGCTCACGAGGAACCGGGACCCGCAGACACCGGAGCTGTACAGCGACGGGCGCGGCAGTGTGTGGATCGCCCGCAACCCGTACCACCGGCCGTCCGCCCCGCTCCTCGTGCTGCCCGGTGGAAGCACCGTGGCCGGCACCATGGCGAACGCGTTGAACGCCTTCCCGCACGCGGTCGAAGCCCGGGATCTCTTCCTCGCCACCCTCGACAAGCTCCGGCACCTGTTGCGTACGCACGAGGGGAGCGTTCTGTGGCGTGACATGGTCGCTGCCGTGGACCCACCGGGGCGGCCCACGCGTCTGGTCGACGCGGCCTACGACGTTCTGCACGCGCTGGACAGCCTCAACGGGGACGCGGTCCTGGTCCTCGCCGTGACGGACCTGTGCGACGCCCTGCTGGCCCAGGTGGCCGACGCCGCCTCGTCCGAGGCCGTGGACGAATTGTTCAGCGTGGTGATCGACTACCTCGAACTGTTCGGGACCCTGCTCACGCGCTTCGAGCGGTATCTGCAACTGCGCCGGTTGACCCTTGCCGCCAGGACGTTCGTCGAGGCCGTTGCGCGCACGATACGCAGGACGGCGACCGAGCCCGTCGGGCAGGGAGAGGACCAGGTACCCGATCAACTGGCGGCACTGGCGACGGTCGCCGAAGACCTGCGGGCGCTGGCCCACGTCCTCCGTGGTCTAGGAGGGCGGGGTCCGGTGCCGCAACTGGTCGAGGAACTGGCCGCCGCCGTCCGCAGGAGCCGCTTCGTCGACGCGGACGGGGCAACCGCACTCCGGGCACTGGCGGAGGGACTGCGCGTGGTGTTCGGACACGTGCGCGACTTCCTGGAGGAAGCGGACGACCGTGACCTCCAGACGTTCGTCAGCGGTGTGGTGGAGGACGCGGTGGCCGAACTCACCCGCCCCCTGGACGAGGAGGCGTGTGCGAAGGCGGTGCACCGGCGTACCGGCAGACTGCTGACGAATGTGAAGGACGCGAGTGACGTCCGCGAGATGCTCGCGGCCCTCCGGGATCTGCGCGAGGCGGTCTCGGAACTCCACGGTTCGCCGCTGGAACCCCACGACGTCACCGAGATCACCTCGGACCTCGTGACACAGGTGAGCGGACTGGCGGCCGGGATCGACGAGTCCCGGACCGAGATCATCGCCCAGCTCAGAGCAGAGGCCCGGGAAAGCCTGGACGGTGGTACCCCGACCGGGTCCGACCCATCGGCCTGA
- a CDS encoding glycoside hydrolase family 48 protein, translating to MHLRHRRRRRTARRLWTAALAALALPLTMLSTGSTPAQAAALQCSVDYRTNDWGSGFTAELTLTNRGTDAIDGWTLTYAYAGDQKLSNGWNGTWSQSGRNVTVRSASYNGRVAAGAAVTTGGQFTYSGTNTAPTNFAVNGTSCVGAHQPPITVLTSPEAGAVYSQGEAVPLAATAAAADGAGVSKVEFYDDTTLLGTDTSAPYTHSASGLTVGSHSLVAKAYDSMGASGSSTPVGITVASGPVVVASPGQLGVQQGESGTYEVKLSKQPAASVTVTTTRASGNTGLSLTGGASLTFTPSNWDTAQRVTVSADASGTGSAVFESTAPGHGKAAVTVTQLAAAKDYDARFLELYGKITDPANGYFSPEGVPYHSVETLIVEAPDHGHETTSEAYSYLLWLQAMYGKVTGDWSRFNNAWEIMETYMIPTHADQPTNSAYNASKPATYAPELDTPNEYPAPLDGAVSVGPDPIAGELKSAYGTDDVYGMHWLQDVDNTYGYGNSPGKCEAGPADTGPSYINTFQRGAQESVWETVPQPTCDAFKYGGPNGYLDLFTGDASYAKQWKFTNAPDADARAVQAAYWADVWAEEQGKGDEIAGTLDKAAKMGDYLRYAMFDKYFKKVGDCVGPSSCPAGTGKDSSHYLLSWYYAWGGAVDTSAGWAWRIGSSHTHGGYQNPLAAYALSTYADLKPKSATGASDWAKSLDRQVEFYRWLQSDEGAIAGGATNSWAGRYATPPAGTPTFYGMYYDEKPVYHDPPSNQWFGFQAWSMERVAEYYQQSGDAAAKEVLDKWVDWALSETTVNPDGTFRIPSTMQWSGRPDTWNASSPGDNGDLHVTVSDYTNDVGVAAAYAKTLTYYADRSGDTEAAATAKALLDGMWENNQDALGIAVPETRADYNRFDDPVYVPNGWTGTMPNGDTIDASSTFASIRSFYQDDPAWSKIEDYLAGGAAPTFTYHRFWAQADIALAMGSYAELLE from the coding sequence ATGCACCTCCGACACAGACGCAGACGCCGCACCGCGCGGCGGCTGTGGACCGCCGCCCTGGCGGCCCTCGCACTGCCCCTCACCATGCTGAGCACGGGTTCGACTCCCGCCCAGGCGGCCGCACTTCAGTGCAGCGTGGACTACAGGACGAACGACTGGGGCTCGGGCTTCACCGCGGAGCTGACGCTCACCAACCGCGGCACCGACGCCATCGACGGCTGGACGCTGACCTACGCCTACGCGGGCGACCAGAAGCTGAGCAACGGCTGGAACGGCACCTGGTCCCAGTCGGGCCGGAACGTCACGGTCAGGAGCGCCTCGTACAACGGGCGGGTCGCCGCCGGGGCCGCCGTCACCACCGGCGGGCAGTTCACGTACAGCGGCACCAACACGGCGCCCACGAACTTCGCGGTCAACGGCACCTCCTGCGTCGGCGCGCACCAGCCGCCGATCACGGTGCTGACCAGCCCGGAGGCGGGCGCGGTGTACTCGCAGGGCGAGGCGGTGCCACTCGCGGCCACGGCCGCCGCGGCCGACGGCGCCGGCGTCAGCAAGGTGGAGTTCTACGACGACACCACCCTGCTCGGCACCGACACCAGCGCGCCCTACACGCACTCGGCCTCCGGCTTGACCGTGGGCAGTCATTCCCTGGTGGCGAAGGCGTACGACAGCATGGGCGCCTCCGGCAGTTCGACGCCGGTCGGCATCACGGTCGCCTCGGGACCGGTTGTGGTTGCCTCACCCGGCCAACTCGGCGTCCAGCAAGGTGAGTCGGGGACGTACGAGGTCAAGCTGTCGAAGCAGCCGGCCGCCAGTGTCACCGTCACGACGACCCGCGCGAGCGGCAACACGGGGCTCTCACTCACCGGCGGGGCGAGTCTCACCTTCACCCCGTCGAACTGGGACACCGCCCAGCGGGTGACCGTCTCCGCGGACGCGTCGGGCACCGGCTCGGCGGTCTTCGAGTCGACGGCTCCCGGCCACGGCAAGGCCGCGGTCACCGTGACCCAGCTGGCCGCAGCGAAGGACTACGACGCCCGCTTCCTGGAGCTGTACGGGAAGATCACCGACCCGGCGAACGGCTACTTCTCCCCCGAGGGCGTCCCGTACCACTCGGTCGAGACGCTGATCGTCGAGGCGCCCGACCACGGGCACGAGACGACCTCGGAGGCGTACAGCTACCTGCTGTGGCTCCAGGCCATGTACGGGAAGGTGACCGGCGACTGGTCGAGGTTCAACAACGCCTGGGAGATCATGGAGACGTACATGATCCCCACCCACGCCGACCAGCCGACCAACTCGGCCTACAACGCCTCGAAGCCGGCGACCTACGCACCCGAACTGGACACGCCGAACGAGTATCCGGCGCCCCTGGACGGCGCGGTCTCCGTCGGTCCCGACCCGATCGCCGGCGAGCTGAAGTCGGCGTACGGCACCGACGACGTCTACGGCATGCACTGGCTCCAGGACGTCGACAACACCTACGGATACGGCAACTCGCCGGGCAAGTGCGAGGCGGGTCCGGCGGACACCGGCCCCTCCTACATCAACACCTTCCAGCGCGGCGCGCAGGAGTCGGTGTGGGAGACGGTGCCGCAGCCGACCTGCGACGCCTTCAAGTACGGCGGCCCCAACGGCTACCTGGACCTGTTCACCGGCGACGCGTCCTACGCGAAGCAGTGGAAGTTCACCAACGCCCCGGACGCCGACGCGCGGGCCGTACAGGCCGCGTACTGGGCGGACGTCTGGGCCGAGGAGCAGGGCAAGGGCGACGAGATCGCCGGGACCCTCGACAAGGCCGCGAAGATGGGCGACTACCTGCGCTACGCCATGTTCGACAAGTACTTCAAGAAGGTCGGCGACTGCGTGGGGCCGTCGAGCTGCCCGGCCGGCACCGGCAAGGACTCCTCGCACTACCTGCTGTCCTGGTACTACGCCTGGGGCGGCGCGGTGGACACCTCGGCGGGCTGGGCCTGGCGCATCGGTTCCAGCCACACCCACGGCGGCTACCAGAACCCGCTGGCCGCGTACGCGCTGAGCACCTACGCCGACCTGAAGCCCAAGTCGGCCACCGGCGCCTCCGACTGGGCCAAGTCCCTCGACCGGCAGGTGGAGTTCTACCGCTGGCTGCAGTCCGACGAGGGGGCCATCGCGGGCGGCGCGACCAACAGCTGGGCGGGCCGGTACGCGACACCGCCGGCCGGTACGCCGACCTTCTACGGCATGTACTACGACGAGAAGCCGGTGTACCACGACCCGCCGTCCAACCAGTGGTTCGGCTTCCAGGCGTGGTCCATGGAGCGGGTCGCCGAGTACTACCAGCAGAGCGGCGACGCGGCGGCGAAGGAGGTCCTCGACAAGTGGGTCGACTGGGCGCTGTCGGAGACGACGGTCAACCCGGACGGCACCTTCCGGATCCCCTCGACGATGCAGTGGTCGGGTCGGCCCGACACCTGGAACGCGTCCTCCCCGGGTGACAACGGCGACCTGCACGTCACCGTCTCCGACTACACCAACGACGTCGGTGTGGCGGCGGCCTACGCCAAGACCCTGACGTACTATGCCGACCGCTCGGGCGACACGGAGGCGGCCGCGACCGCCAAGGCGCTGCTCGACGGCATGTGGGAGAACAACCAGGACGCGCTCGGCATCGCCGTCCCGGAGACCCGCGCCGACTACAACCGCTTCGACGACCCGGTCTACGTCCCGAACGGCTGGACCGGGACCATGCCGAACGGCGACACGATCGACGCGTCGTCGACGTTCGCCTCGATCCGCTCCTTCTACCAGGACGACCCGGCCTGGTCGAAGATCGAGGACTATCTCGCGGGCGGTGCCGCGCCCACGTTCACGTACCACCGGTTCTGGGCTCAGGCGGACATCGCCCTCGCCATGGGTTCGTACGCGGAGCTACTGGAATAG
- a CDS encoding class I SAM-dependent methyltransferase, which produces MLDYDKEAERYDAARGGEPRAEAAARAVLSLVPRGARSLLDIACGTGIVTRRLAAAPGAPRVTGADLAPAMARRAAARLPGAVVLADSRRLPFRDGGFDAVTSVWLLHLAEGAGDVRAIVGECARVLRPGGVYVTTVDKGASHNVGSDIDAVLAARPPSTAHDAAALVEAHARAHGLVPAGEARFTGHGQGRSPRRTVADLRRGWFVTLPPGEPGAEHFATRLAALPDQDRPRPDPVFTLRAFVKS; this is translated from the coding sequence GTGCTCGACTACGACAAGGAAGCGGAGCGGTACGACGCGGCCCGCGGCGGCGAGCCCCGGGCCGAAGCCGCGGCACGGGCCGTACTGAGCCTCGTGCCGCGCGGGGCGCGCAGCCTGCTCGACATCGCCTGCGGCACCGGCATCGTCACCCGGCGGCTGGCGGCCGCGCCGGGCGCCCCGCGGGTGACCGGCGCGGACCTCGCCCCCGCCATGGCCCGGCGGGCCGCGGCCCGGCTGCCCGGTGCCGTCGTGCTCGCCGACAGCCGCCGGCTGCCCTTCCGCGACGGCGGGTTCGACGCCGTCACCAGCGTGTGGCTGCTGCACTTGGCGGAGGGCGCCGGGGACGTGCGGGCGATCGTCGGCGAGTGCGCCCGCGTCCTGCGGCCCGGCGGGGTGTACGTGACCACCGTCGACAAGGGCGCCTCCCACAACGTGGGCAGTGACATCGACGCCGTGCTCGCGGCCCGCCCGCCCAGCACCGCGCACGACGCCGCCGCCCTCGTCGAGGCGCACGCCCGCGCGCACGGCCTGGTCCCGGCGGGGGAGGCCCGCTTCACCGGCCACGGCCAGGGCCGCAGCCCCCGCCGTACCGTCGCCGACCTGCGGCGCGGCTGGTTCGTCACGCTGCCGCCCGGCGAGCCGGGCGCGGAGCACTTCGCCACCCGGCTCGCGGCCCTGCCGGACCAGGACCGCCCCCGGCCCGACCCCGTCTTCACCCTCCGGGCGTTCGTGAAGTCGTAG
- a CDS encoding helix-turn-helix domain-containing protein encodes MTAPTSGTVPAPQGVGPLLRAWRERRRVSQLELALRADSSARHISFVETGRSRPSEEMVLRLAEHLDVPVRERNALLLAAGYAPHYPETPLDDPALGALREGMERLIRGYEPYPALVVDGTYQVLAANRGVAVLMDGVAEHLLAPPLNAMRLTLHPEGLAPRIRNLRQWRGHLLEQMERQIALQRSEPLRALYDEVAAYPVPDTAPEIAPDGEPEETVPYFALPMRIEHEGRTLSFISSISTFNTPMDVTVAELAIETLLPADPATVKYLHTLLS; translated from the coding sequence ATGACCGCACCCACGTCCGGCACCGTCCCCGCCCCCCAGGGCGTGGGTCCGCTGCTCCGGGCCTGGCGGGAGCGGCGGCGGGTCAGCCAGCTGGAGCTGGCCCTGCGCGCCGACTCCTCCGCCCGGCACATCAGCTTCGTCGAGACGGGCCGCTCCCGGCCGAGCGAGGAGATGGTGCTGCGCCTGGCCGAGCACCTGGACGTTCCCGTGCGCGAGCGCAACGCCCTGCTGCTCGCGGCCGGTTACGCCCCGCACTACCCGGAGACCCCGCTGGACGACCCGGCGCTGGGCGCCCTGCGCGAGGGCATGGAGCGGCTGATCCGGGGCTACGAGCCGTATCCGGCGCTGGTCGTCGACGGGACGTACCAGGTGCTGGCGGCCAACCGGGGTGTGGCGGTGCTGATGGACGGCGTCGCCGAGCATCTGCTCGCGCCGCCGCTGAATGCGATGCGGCTGACCCTGCATCCGGAGGGACTGGCACCGCGCATCCGCAATCTGCGCCAGTGGCGCGGGCACCTGCTGGAGCAGATGGAGCGGCAGATCGCCCTGCAGCGCTCGGAGCCGCTGCGCGCGCTGTACGACGAGGTGGCGGCCTATCCGGTGCCGGACACCGCGCCGGAGATCGCACCGGACGGGGAACCGGAGGAAACGGTGCCGTACTTCGCGCTGCCGATGCGGATCGAGCACGAGGGCCGGACCCTGTCGTTCATCTCGTCCATCTCCACCTTCAACACCCCGATGGACGTGACGGTGGCCGAGCTGGCCATCGAGACGCTGCTGCCGGCCGACCCGGCCACGGTCAAGTACCTGCACACACTGCTGTCCTGA
- a CDS encoding helix-turn-helix domain-containing protein, with product MSERRAAPTVGQVVLGRRLQELRETAGLRREEAAKVLRVAPATVRRMETAEVSLKIPYVQILLTTYGVASDEVAAFVTLAEEANQPGWWQRYHDVLPDWFSMYVSLEGAARIVRSYEPHFVPGLLQTEDYARSVLEAGTIGNAGGDAVERHVSLRMERQRLLDRPDPPHLWVVMDETVLRRPVSVHGRVMREQLDKLLEFASRDRVTLQVAEFEDGPHPGTYAPFTLFRFAEPELPDMVFTEYLTGALYLDSRPEVSAHLEVLDHMTARAASTQRTEKVLREYRENY from the coding sequence GTGAGTGAGCGACGGGCCGCACCCACCGTGGGCCAGGTGGTCCTCGGCAGACGGCTGCAGGAACTGCGGGAGACAGCGGGCCTCAGACGCGAGGAGGCCGCCAAGGTGCTCCGCGTGGCCCCGGCCACGGTGCGGCGCATGGAGACGGCCGAGGTCTCGCTGAAGATACCGTATGTCCAGATCCTCCTGACGACGTACGGGGTCGCCTCCGACGAGGTCGCCGCGTTCGTGACCCTCGCCGAGGAGGCCAACCAGCCGGGCTGGTGGCAGCGGTACCACGACGTGCTGCCGGACTGGTTCAGCATGTACGTGAGCCTGGAGGGCGCCGCGCGGATCGTGCGCTCCTACGAGCCGCACTTCGTCCCGGGCCTGCTCCAGACCGAGGACTACGCGCGCTCGGTCCTGGAGGCCGGGACGATCGGCAACGCGGGCGGTGACGCCGTCGAGCGGCACGTGTCCCTGCGGATGGAGCGACAGCGGCTGCTGGACCGCCCGGACCCGCCGCACCTGTGGGTGGTGATGGACGAGACGGTGCTGCGCCGCCCGGTCAGCGTGCACGGCCGGGTGATGCGCGAACAGCTGGACAAGCTGCTGGAGTTCGCGTCCCGGGACCGGGTGACGCTCCAGGTCGCCGAGTTCGAGGACGGGCCGCACCCGGGGACGTACGCGCCGTTCACCCTGTTCCGGTTCGCGGAGCCGGAGCTGCCCGACATGGTCTTCACCGAGTACCTGACCGGCGCCCTGTACCTGGACTCCCGGCCCGAGGTCTCGGCGCACCTGGAGGTCCTGGACCACATGACGGCGCGTGCCGCGTCGACCCAGCGCACCGAGAAGGTCCTGCGCGAGTACCGCGAGAACTACTGA